The uncultured Bacteroides sp. DNA segment GGGTATCAACACCTAAGGCGAGTGCAGTCACATGATCAATTGCATACTCTTGTTTACAATGAGGGCACAGCAAGCGAATCAACCTTTGCGCTACGCAGGCCACCAACGTATCTGATATCAAATAGGGATGAATACCCATATCTGTCAGACGAGTAATACTGCCCCAAGCGCTATTTGTATGGATAGTAGACAGTAACAAATGTCCGGTTAGCGAACTGCGTACAGCCATCTGGGCCGTATCTTGGTCGCGTATCTCCCCTAACATAATGATATCGGGGTCTTGGCGAAGAAACGTACGCAAAGCATTTCCGAATGTAAGCCCTATTTCTTCCTTCAATTGTACTTGATTGATACCTGTTAGAGTATATTCTACCGGATCCTCAATGGTCAGAATATTGTTATCCTCCCTATTAAGCATACGAAGTGTAGCATAAAGAGTGGTACTCTTTCCGGAACCGGTAGGGCCTGTTATTAATACCAAACCGTTAGGATTAAGGATGGATTTAGCGTAATCATCGTATTGTTTTTGACTAAAACCCAATTTCTTTAAGTCCAATAAACTTTGATCACGGGTTAATAAGCGTAGCACAATCTTTTCTCCATAAATAGTAGGAAGCATGGATACACGAACATCGAACTTCCGATTGTTCTTCTCAAATAAAATTCGTCCATCCTGAGGAAGTCTTTTTTCAGATATATCCAGATTCGAAAGAATCTTTATCCTGTTTACCAATGCCGGATAATTACTCTTCTCAATGACATACCTTTCTATAAGTTTCCCATCAATACGCATACGTACTCGGCAGCGCTCTTCATAAGACTCGATGTGAATATCGCTGGAATGAATAGAATCGGCCTCTTCGATAAGAGAGTTTACAAAATCCGAGTCACTTATATGCGATATATTAATGCTTTCCGTTGCATCTTTTGCTTTCCTATAATAGAGATTAAACCCTTTCTCAAAATCCTCTACAGGCACAGAAATAATTGATATACTAAAATTAAAAAGTACCCTAATCTCCTGCATGGTATCAACATAATCCCAGCCTTCTTTTCCATAGCACTTCAACAACTCTTCTGAATATTCATACGGGATCAGTTGATATTCCCGTGCCTCAGAGGAAGAAAACAATTGGACAACCTCCGTAGCTATATGCTCGTCTATGACCATAGTATATTAATTTTCTGATAGATTAATAACACGAAATAACAAAGACCAACACCCGATATTAATGGAATCTTATCATTCCCTACATCCTTACTCC contains these protein-coding regions:
- a CDS encoding GspE/PulE family protein, whose product is MVIDEHIATEVVQLFSSSEAREYQLIPYEYSEELLKCYGKEGWDYVDTMQEIRVLFNFSISIISVPVEDFEKGFNLYYRKAKDATESINISHISDSDFVNSLIEEADSIHSSDIHIESYEERCRVRMRIDGKLIERYVIEKSNYPALVNRIKILSNLDISEKRLPQDGRILFEKNNRKFDVRVSMLPTIYGEKIVLRLLTRDQSLLDLKKLGFSQKQYDDYAKSILNPNGLVLITGPTGSGKSTTLYATLRMLNREDNNILTIEDPVEYTLTGINQVQLKEEIGLTFGNALRTFLRQDPDIIMLGEIRDQDTAQMAVRSSLTGHLLLSTIHTNSAWGSITRLTDMGIHPYLISDTLVACVAQRLIRLLCPHCKQEYAIDHVTALALGVDTQQNYFQPTGCKACYYTGYSGRKAIYEVIRIDQYLSEAIRKNNLNVDDYLKRQHVTTLKDSALSLLQEGETSLEEILPIINDII